The following proteins come from a genomic window of Sebastes fasciatus isolate fSebFas1 chromosome 6, fSebFas1.pri, whole genome shotgun sequence:
- the LOC141769248 gene encoding clustered mitochondria protein homolog, whose protein sequence is MKDKVRRGGGRNQAKADVMSLPGGKDAAGINQHEDTSFPVKIQGAGVEPFELQVHGFWLVQDAVMTLLSRDEVCPRSNLSLALAGVTLDPLAELQSIKGLKPGAILRLVEEPYTAGSVRLHLARVLELLRTSGPQDALREGRSPSVLEILTHTQTPDSSLPNGKSLKRSLSNTKTETTNQDGAPPEYLLPGSSERPLMALLPHSSQSEAPSYLRDLCLSCWNPAPGHRKLQGDFLYITVASMEGRRCDITSCPKGFFINRSTEEVFDPRPAQSSPVYHSFTDLLCHISPAFKQTLTTLKNRSQLPPVEVMSTPYHTLSWLGPPCASRTQKNTFSRLGVDEQPATQAPDWNEELQVARDLPQGSLEERLQRDRALLQVNSAFIRAVTQGAEIVVDGFVEPVNGNPEDPAFLWGGLFMSQGAASAMFGGDRGRRTAQRLELKGVQAYSDMQGLQDLHTLPTAIVDYRGVRLSAQGLAPGLEGLDQDQAAAPAERGLLYGINAGPQESPQRRRLLELLAQSAKCLSIQKHVVVSPNDHKVPLFTSVDAQGLLGADGRFYILDVFRCFPADANFCPEVETEGQTVTGEEESNKSCGEDEEKKGCVKEGWPDNYHSDSGLPQSFPHGLCRLKPELVRAFIKHKHCQFTERVKEILDEDGGFEECAIAGDSRSTKAVRAACQEVGSVSNIIFEMRLNPSVFSPEVSFPAGESKSTKLQERLLREAAAFIITHQIPAFVEYCLQSNEAPMDGVSLKQALHLRGINLRYLGHVITTLSQSEHKERLRHIMRSVVGDIFIRSTKRVFNSFLQGVDVPSLSAAVSHFLCCLLVPHFTPTPVGEDTKKKSRRRGRGAGAGAGAAAGAPESTPWSTLTGAELWNLICQDAAETYNISDSLGSGPNHLVEHYGLQKLSLLRQFCLKTGVQLRLRDYVLDNQNKAPIGPDDILNIFPVVKHIHMPIVDASKAYSAAQSFIQKGLLDQAHEHLKEATYLFGRVCDDLHPEACYCYSMLAKVAYMQGKAAEARSAQLKAVVISERVLGFDHPNTIQQYALLSVYAFAGGETALAQKCLLRARLLMLTVHGEDHPYTATLDSCLGLMLPADQRGQFLKNALRLNTSFFGPSNLHTALNQHLLAHWMCSKGDYRNAMTHEKEAVTAFTSMFGEDHPQTRCSKEFLCTITKQAVKVERSLRQAGAECTEQAVECLTSTSDTVLEQLVLVTGIRSITQRDGLQEYKKKHNELKAAVRKELGLVSDELFASEFVNGDEKSSDQETGSGKEAEDGGSPAVENSSESQQEQPVDETSVESAAVASANGHVVEPAEVKTDGDGDGDRAASDAEVKIVNGGSEVRAAGEETETSAPNEVNSNTANGEVKSDDAVDEMKSESEEVNGEINGACDVTVSPTVLKNKGTWADVVSKAGKAGDTAVNGVADNVTANGEAEE, encoded by the exons ATGAAGGACaaagtgaggagaggaggaggaagaaatcAGGCCAAAGCTG ATGTTATGAGCCTGCCTGGTGGAAAGGATGCTGCTGGTATTAACCAACATGAGGACACATCATTCCCTGTGAAGATCCAGGGAGCAGGAGTAGAGCCATTTGAGCTGCAG GTCCATGGATTTTGGCTTGTTCAAGATGCAGTAATGACTCTGCTTTCGAGGGACGAGGTGTGTCCACGTTCAAACTTGTCGCTGGCACTCGCTGGTGTGACTCTGGACCCTCTTGCAGAACTGCAAAGCATTAAGGGGCTGAAACCAGGAGCCATCCTTCGCCTGGTGGAAG AACCCTACACTGCCGGCTCAGTCAGGCTCCATCTGGCTCGTGTGCTGGAGCTGCTGAGAACATCTGGACCTCAGGACGCACTGAGAGAGGGACGCTCACCAAGCGTACTGGAGatactcacacatacacagacaccag ACTCCAGCTTACCGAATGGAAAGAGCCTGAAACGCTCTTTAagcaacacaaaaacagaaactaCCAACCAGGATGGAGCTCCACCAGAGTACCTCCTACCTGGTTCCTCAGAGAGACCGCTCATGGCCCTGCTTCCTCACAGCTCCCAATCAGAG GCCCCCAGCTACCTGAGGGACTTGTGTCTCAGCTGTTGGAACCCAGCTCCAGGACACAGGAAGCTTCAGGGAGACTTCCTGTACATCACTGTGGCATCAATGGAGGGACGCCGGTGTGACATCACATCCTGTCCTAAAGGTTTCTTCATCAATAG GTCTACAGAAGAAGTGTTTGATCCTCGTCCTGCCCAGTCTTCCCCAGTTTATCACAGTTTCACTGACCTGCTCTGTCACATCAGCCCTGCCTTCAAACAAACTTTGACCACACTCAAAAATAG GTCTCAGTTACCTCCAGTGGAGGTGATGTCCACTCCTTACCACACCTTGAGCTGGCTCGGGCCTCCCTGCGCCTCTCGCACTCAAAAAAACACCTTCAGCAGACTGGGAGTGGACGAACAGCCGGCAACACAG GCTCCAGATTGGAATGAGGAGTTACAAGTTGCCAGAGATCTTCCACAAGGCAGTCTGGAGGAgaggctgcagagagacagagctcTGCTCCAG gtaAACAGTGCATTTATCAGGGCTGTGACGCAGGGGGCAGAAATTGTTGTAGATGGCTTTGTGGAGCCTGTGAATGGAAACCCTGAGGACCCAGCTTTCCTGTGGGGCGGCCTGTTCATGAGTCAGGGGGCAGCAAGCGCCATGTTTGGTGGGGACAGGGGTCGCAG GACCGCTCAGAGGCTGGAGCTTAAAGGGGTACAGGCCTACAGTGACATGCAGGGGCTGCAGGACCTGCACACGCTACCTACAGCCATTGTGGACTACAGAGGAGTGCGTCTCTCCGCTCAGGGTCTTGCCCCTGGGTTGGAAGGCTTAGACCAGGACCAGGCAGCTGCTCCTGCCGAAAG AGGCTTGCTGTACGGGATAAATGCAGGGCCCCAAGAGTCCCCCCAACGCAGACGGCTGCTGGAGCTCTTGGCTCAATCTGCCAAATGTCTCTCCATCCAGAAACATGTTGTTGTGTCGCCCAACGATCACAAGGTACCACTGTTCACCTCGGTGGACGCTCAGGGACTGCTGGGGGCTGATGGGAGGTTCTACATACTGGATGTGTTCAGGTGCTTCCCAGCTGATGCCAACTTCTGCCCAGAGGTGGAGACAGAAGGCCAGACAGTCACTGGAGAAGAAGAGAGTAATAAAAGCTGTGGAGAAGACGAGGAGAAGAAGGGTTGTGTAAAAGAAGGCTGGCCAGACAATTATCACTCAGACTCAGGGCTTCCACAGAGCTTCCCTCACGGACTCTGTAGACTGAAGCCAGAGCTGGTACGGGCCTTCATTAAGCACAA ACATTGCCAGTTTACTGAGCGTGTCAAGGAGATATTGGACGAAGACGGAGGCTTTGAAGAGTGTGCAATAGCTG GTGATTCTCGCTCCACTAAGGCAGTACGAGCTGCTTGCCAAGAAGTGGGCTCAGTCAGCAACATCATCTTTGAGATGCGCTTAAACCCAAGCGTCTTCTCTCCAG AAGTATCCTTTCCTGCTGGTGAAAGTAAGTCAACAAAGCTGCAGGAGAGGTTACTGAGGGAAGCTGCAGCTTTCATCATCACACATCAGATACCAGCTTTT gtGGAGTATTGCCTACAAAGCAATGAGGCACCAATGGACGGAGTTTCTCTAAAACAGGCGCTACACCTGAGAGGCATCAACCTGCGGTATCTGGGCCATGTGATCACCACCCTCAGCCAGTCAGAACACAAGGAGCGCCTGAGGCATATaatg AGATCGGTCGTCGGGGACATTTTCATCCGCTCAACAAAAAGAGTGTTCAACAGTTTCCTCCAG GGTGTGGACGTGCCTAGTCTCtctgcagctgtcagtcacttcCTGTGCTGCCTATTGGTTCCCCACTTTACACCCACTCCGGTGGGGGAGGATACGAAGAAGAAGTCAAGGCGGCGTGGTCGAGGGGCCGGGGCTGGGGCCGGGGCTGCGGCTGGGGCCCCTGAGAGCACGCCCTGGAGCACGCTCACAGGGGCTGAGCTGTGGAACCTGATCTGCCAAGATGCTGCTGAAACATATAACATCTCTGACAGCCTTGG CTCTGGTCCAAACCACCTGGTTGAGCACTACGGCCTGCAGAAGCTCTCTTTGCTCAGACAGTTCTGTTTAAAGACTGGAGTACAG TTGAGACTGAGAGACTACGTCCTCGACAACCAAAATAAAGCTCCCATCGGTCCAGACGACATCCTCAACATCTTCCCTGTTGTCAAGCACATTCACATGCCAATTGTGGATGCTTCAAAAGCCTATTCTGCTGCACAGAGCTTCATTCAGAAGG GTCTGCTGGATCAGGCCCATGAACACCTGAAAGAAGCAACCTACTTGTTTGGTAGGGTGTGTGATGACCTGCACCCTGAGGCCTGTTACTGCTACAGCATGTTGGCCAAGGTGGCCTACATGCAGGGCAAGGCAGCTGAG GCTCGCAGTGCCCAGCTGAAAGCAGTGGTCATCAGTGAGAGGGTGCTTGGCTTTGACCATCCAAACACTATCCAGCAATAT GCCCTCTTGAGTGTGTATGCGTTTGCTGGAGGGGAGACCGCCCTGGCCCAGAAGTGTCTCCTCAGAGCTCGTCTGCTGATGCTAACAGTCCACGGAGAGGACCATCCCTACACCGCAACACTGGAT AGCTGTCTTGGGTTGATGCTGCCCGCAGATCAGAGAGGGCAGTTCTTAAAGAATGCCCTCAGACTCAACACCTCCTTCTTCGGCCCCTCAAACCTGCACACTGCTCTCAA TCAGCACCTGTTGGCCCACTGGATGTGCAGCAAGGGTGACTACAGAAATGCTATGACCCACGAGAAAGAAGCCGTCACTGCTTTTACCTCCATG TTTGGAGAAGATCACCCTCAGACACGCTGCAGCAAAGAGTTTCTGTGCACTATAACCAAGCAAGCTGTGAAGGTGGAGCGCTCCCTCAGACAGGCAGGAGCTGAGTGCACGGAGCAGGCAGTGGAG TGTCTAACTTCCACATCTGACACTGTGCTGGAGCAACTGGTTCTGGTGACCGGGATCAGGAGCATTACACAAAG aGACGGGCTCCAGGAGTACAAGAAGAAACACAATGAACTAAAGGCAGCGGTGAGAAAAGAACTGGGATTAGTATCTGACGAGCTCTTCGCCTCAGAGTTTGTGAACGGAGACGAGAAAAGCTCAGATCAAGAAACAGGAAGCGGGAAGGAAGCTGAGGATGGAGGAAGCCCAGCAGTGGAGAATAGCAGCGAGAGCCAACAGGAGCAGCCGGTGGACGAGACCTCGGTGGAGAGTGCTGCCGTAGCTTCAGCTAATGGTCATGTGGTGGAGCCAGCTGAGGTAAAaacagatggagatggagatggagacagagcaGCTTCAGATGCTGAGGTCAAGATAGTGAAtggggggtcagaggtcagggctGCAGGAGAGGAAACTGAGACCAGTGCACCAAATGAAGTAAACAGCAACACAGCCAACGGGGAGGTCAAATCTGATGATGCAGTTGATGAGATGAAGTCAGAGTCAGAGGAGGTTAATGGTGAAATAAATGGAGCCTGTGACGTCACTGTAAGCCCAACAGTCCTTAAGAATAAAGGGACCTGGGCAGATGTTGTCTCAAAAGCCGGTAAAGCAGGAGACACAGCAGTCAACGGAGTGGCAGACAATGTCACTGCTAATGGAGAAGCTGAAGAGTGA
- the srrd gene encoding SRR1-like protein, producing MSDTGEEWQVARRRKGAARKSKSLQVSSHSTCCQEEQLDIRKTVKRVRDTESELRCEEFWQEWKKQLRVAGSAALSEPPENRDTEGPIQQLGSSQEERGRPCQLQQLECVCYGLGSFSSCVSARFQLAMLLLLLDAGQIPLKDCSVYDPAFSSGERDVLRELGLTVLTENEEGKRLTAKPTLFYLMHCGKALYNNLLWKNWSTQCLPLMIIIGNSFNGIMDRTIEREFKRDYSYITQAVSVCEERQLPCPSRLIDVFSDTAVITFPTSSLNRLPPSTWAEPSEPQYQHCPDLEIIQRETRSRDKK from the exons ATGTCGGACACCGGGGAGGAGTGGCAGGTTGCCCGGCGGCGAAAAGGTGCAGCGAGGAAATCAAAATCACTTCAGGTGTCCTCACATTCAACCTGCTGccaggaggagcagctggaCATCAGGAAGACTGTTAAACGAGTCAGAGACACAGA GTCTGAGCTCAGATGTGAGGAATTTTGGCAAGAGTGGAAAA AGCAGCTGAGGGTGGCAGGATCAGCAGCCCTCTCTGAACCTCCAGAGAACAGGGACACTGAGGGCCCCATCCAGCAGCTGGGGAGCAGCCAAGAAGAGAGAGGCAGACCATGTCAACTCCAAcagctggagtgtgtgtgttatggcCTCGGCTCCTTCTCCTCATGTGTCTCAGCTCGCTTCCAGCTtgccatgctgctgctgctactggaTGCAGGACAG ATTCCACTGAAGGACTGCTCTGTTTATGATCCTGCCTTCTCATCTGGAGAGAGGGATGTTTTGAGAGAGCTGGGTCTGACTGTACTCACAGAAAACGAG GAGGGGAAGCGTCTGACAGCTAAGCCCACACTCTTTTACCTGATGCATTGTGGGAAAGCCCTGTACAACAACCTACTGTGGAAGAATTGGAGTACACAATGTCTTCCTTTGATGATAATCATTGGGAACAGCTTCAATGGCATAATGGACAG AACAATCGAGAGAGAGTTCAAGCGGGACTACAGCTACATCACTCaggctgtgtctgtgtgtgaggagAGACAGCTGCCTTGTCCATCCCGTCTGATTGACGTCTTCAGTGACACCGCCGTCATCACCTTTCCTACCAGCAGCCTTAACAGACTCCCACCATCCACCTGGGCAGAGCCGTCTGAACCACAGTACCAACACTGCCCTGATTTGGAGATAATTCAGAGGGAAACACGGAGCCGAGACAAGAAATGA
- the tfip11 gene encoding tuftelin-interacting protein 11, whose translation MSMSHLYGKREEEEEGVEIESFEITDWDLANEFNPERRRHRQTKDQATYGIWADRDSDEDERPSFGGKKSKDYSVPVNFVSGGLRKSAAEEKQNQQKEEGSDDSEDEGPSAPPPPRSTAPKKLQMGNFRGHQSQRFAGGIQSGKGIGNWEKHTRGIGQKLLQKMGYQPGKGLGKNAQGIINPIEAKVRKGKGAVGAYGNERTTQSLQDFPVVDSEEEEEKEFQKELGQWRKDPAGSVGKKKPKYSFKTVDELKAKGKLVGRSTVASAGELAQVKVIDMTGREKKVYYSYSQMSNKHSVPDEGPPSLSTQDQKVSGFALPELEHNLQLLIDLTEQDILQSARRLQHEKDVVVSLSHESRALQSRLDTEQDAIQRMEAVLALVARFPSGEMAPGEGPTLQECARIFETLQTDYYEEYKTMGLADLAVAVVQPLLKEKLRSWDPLKDSSYCLEDIGQWRAILESRDLHSSAPDSNMDPYHRLLWEVWIPVMRPCVTGWQPRMVGPMVDCVEVWAPILPLWILDHLMEQLILPRLQREVDNWNPLTDTVPIHSWIHPWLPLLQSRLEPLYPPIRSKLSSALQRWHPSDASARLILQPWKDVFTPGAWEAFMVKNIIPKLALCLEELVINPHQQQMEPFHWVMDWEGMLSLSSLVSLLDKNFFTKWLQVLCSWLSNSPNYEEITKWYLGWKTMFSDALLSQPLIKEKFNEALDIMNRAVSSGMGGYMQPGARENIAYLTQTERRKDFQYEAMQERRDAESVAHRGISAGVPTNFKDLIQTKAEENNIVFMPLVAKRHEGKQLYTFGRIVIYIDRGVVFVQGEKTWVPTSLQSLIDMAK comes from the exons ATGTCCATGTCCCATCTGTatgggaagagagaggaggaggaggaaggtgtgGAGATCGAGAGCTTTGAGATAACAGACTGGGACCTGGCCAATGAGTTCAACCCAGAACGCCGCAGACACAGGCAGACCAAGGACCAGGCCACCTATGGGATCTGGGCGGACAGGGACTCAGACGAGGATGAGAGGCCTAGCTTTGGAGGCAAGAA ATCTAAAGACTACAGCGTTCCAGTGAACTTTGTGAGTGGTGGTCTGCGTAAGAGTGCAGCTGAGGAGAAACAGAACcaacaaaaagaagaaggcTCTGATGACTCTGAAGATGAGGGTCCTTCAGCACCTCCCCCTCCTCGCAGCACTGCACCCAAAAAACTCCAGATG GGTAATTTCCGGGGGCACCAGTCCCAGAGGTTTGCAGGTGGCATACAGTCTGGTAAAGGCATTGGTAACTGGGAAAAGCACACAAGGGGAATTGGACAGAAACTTCTGCAGAAAATGGGCTACCAACCAGGAAAAGGCCTGGGCAAGAACGCTCAAG GTATTATAAACCCCATTGAGGCAAAGGTTCGTAAAGGCAAGGGAGCAGTGGGTGCTTATGGCAATGAGCGAACCACACAGAGTCTTCAGGATTTTCCTGTGGTCgactcagaggaggaggaggaaaag GAGTTTCAGAAGGAGCTAGGCCAGTGGCGTAAGGATCCTGCAGGCTCTGTAGGAAAGAAAAAACCCAAATATTCCTTCAAAACTGTGGACGAGCTGAAGGCTAAAGGCAAGCTGGTAGGGCGCAGTACGGTGGCATCCGCTGGAGAGTTGGCACAGGTCAAG GTAATAGATATGactggaagagaaaaaaaggtaTATTACAGTTACAGCCAGATGTCCAACAAGCACAGTGTTCCAGATGAAGGTCCACCAAGCCTGTCCACTCAGGATCAGAAGGTATCTGGCTTTGCTCTCCCTGAACTCGAGCATAACCTGCAGCTACTGATAGACCTCACAGAACAGGACATATTGCAG TCCGCCAGACGTCTGCAGCATGAAAAAGACGTAGTTGTGTCTCTGAGCCACGAGTCACGAGCACTGCAGAGCAGACTGGATACAGAGCAAGATGCCATCCAGAGAATGGAGGCCGTTCTGGCGTTGGTGGCGCGTTTTCCTTCTGGGGAGATGGCACCTGGGGAGGGGCCCACCCTGCAg GAGTGTGCCCGGATCTTTGAGACTTTGCAAACGGACTATTATGAAGAATACAAGACCATGGGATTGGCAGACCTGGCTGTAGCTGTTGTTCAGCCGTTACTCAAAGAGAAACTTCGTTCCTGGGACCCTCTTAAG GACAGCTCGTATTGTCTGGAAGACATCGGTCAGTGGAGAGCAATCCTTGAATCTAGAGATCTCCATAGCAGTGCCCCGGATTCAAACATGGACCCttaccacag ACTGTTGTGGGAAGTGTGGATCCCAGTGATGCGACCCTGTGTGACAGGCTGGCAGCCTCGAATGGTAGGGCCAATGGTGGACTGTGTGGAAGTGTGGGCTCCTATTCTACCTCTGTGGATCCTGGATCACCTGATGGAGCAGCTGATCTTGCCCCGGCTACAGCGAGAG GTGGATAACTGGAACCCTTTAACTGACACAGTGCCCATCCACTCCTGGATTCATCCTTGGCTGCCTCTGCTCCAATCACGTCTAGAGCCTCTTTACCCACCAATCCGGAGCAAGCTATCCAGTGCCTTGCAGCGATGGCATCCCAGCGACGCTTCAGCTCGCCTCATCCTGCAGCCTTGGAAAGATGTTTTCACACCAGGTGCATGGGAGGCCTtcatggtgaaaaatatcatcCCTAAACTAG CTCTGTGCCTGGAAGAGCTGGTTATCAACCCTCACCAGCAGCAGATGGAGCCATTTCACTGGGTGATGGACTGGGAGGGCATGTTGTCCCTCTCCAGCCTTGTGTCCCTGTTGGACAAAAACTTCTTTACAAAGTGGTTGCAG GTCCTGTGTTCATGGTTGAGCAACAGTCCCAACTATGAGGAAATCACTAAATGGTACCTGGGCTGGAAAACCATGTTTAGTGACGCCTTGTTGTCACAGCCGCTCATTAAGGAGAAATTCAACGAAGCTTTGGACATCATGAACCGCGCAGTGTCTTCAGGCATGG GTGGATATATGCAACCTGGTGCAAGGGAGAACATTGCATATCTGACACAGACCGAGAGACGAAAGGACTTCCAGTATGAAGCGATGCAGGAGCGCAGAGATGCAGAGAGTGTGGCTCACAGAGGCATCAGTGCTGGTGTGCCTACTAACTTTAAAGATCTGATTCAGACTAAGGCAGAGGAGAACAACATTGTCTTCATGCccttagtggccaaacggcacGAGGGCAAACAGCTGTACACCTTTGGGCGTATCGTCATCTACATAGACAGAGGGGTTGTGTTTGTGCAAGGAGAGAAGACTTGGGTGCCCACATCTTTGCAAAGTCTGATAGATATGGCCAAGTGA
- the thoc5 gene encoding THO complex subunit 5 homolog, with product MSSEALKKRKSKVVRSEGGTPEMKRGRGEGEQQDVRVYSEEVELDARDPRQDFLQYKESCESLATLMSEIQELKANGAKEGCVDVEQKRMQSCIHFMNLKKLNRLAHMRLKRGRDQTHEAKQKVDVLHLQLQNLLYEVMHLQKEISKCLEFKSKHEEIDLVSEDEFYQEAPQDISRPPLTKNDPHQLTLARLDWELEQRKRLAEKYKESQSTKEKIHKSIDVKKEHLTSLQPGLNAIMQASLPVQEYLAMPFEQAQIQTEVARHLPPALYVLFVQANAYGQACDKNLSVSISGDVDEAKALSKPPEDSQDDESDSDAEEEQEKTKRRRPTTGGQLDDKRREMLKRHPLSLCLDLKCKDGSILHLHFYYLMNLNIMTVKTKVSTSTDLNAAISAGDLLKSDTLLSCLYTSDQGRETPNPANRYQFDKVGIVCFADYVEELGHPYMWVQSLGGLHFPKDPSEGVCVGSSLSASHMESTMKLLRGRLQSRLALHKQFASLEHSIIPVSSECQQLFPAKIISRLARWTTTTQQEYMELAYTRHVTDAGLAKETDLYFMAAVERGTACLQAAVVLSPRYPEISPLFSLSLSWKGERSGRTDDNLRAMESEVNVFKNELQGPRPGHQLLTNQFSRLCVCLDVYLETEGQDDSVEGPREFPREKMCLRTVRGPNRLKPFKYNHPQGFFSHR from the exons ATGTCATCAGAAGCTCTGAAGAAGAGGAAATCAAAGGTTGTCCGCAGTGAAGGAGGAACCCCAGAGATGAAGCGAGGACGCGGAGAGGGCGAGCAGCAG GATGTGCGTGTGTATAGTGAGGAGGTGGAGCTGGATGCCAGGGACCCAAGGCAGGACTTCCTGCAGTACAAAGAGTCATGTGAGAGTTTGGCCACACTCATGAGTGAGATCCAGGAGCTGAAAGCCAATGGAGCCAAGGAGGGG TGTGTTGACGTCGAGCAGAAACGAATGCAGAGCTGCATCCACTTCATGAATCTGAAAAAACTCAATCGCCTGGCTCATATGCGAttaaagagaggcagagaccaGACACACGAG GCAAAGCAGAAAGTGGATGTGCTGCACCTTCAGTTACAGAACCTGCTGTATGAAGTTATGCATCTTCAGAAGGAGATCAGCAAATGTCTGGAGTTCAA GTCTAAGCATGAGGAGATAGACTTGGTGTCTGAGGACGAGTTTTACCAGGAGGCGCCGCAGGACATTTCCAGGCCTCCACTCACCAAAAATGATCCTCACCAACTCACACTGGCACGACTTGACTGGGAGCTTGAGCAGAGAAAGAG GTTGGCAGAGAAATACAAGGAGTCCCAGTCCACAAAGGAGAAGATCCATAAGAGCATCGACGTGAAGAAGGAGCATCTGACCAGCTTGCAGCCTGGACTCAATGCCATCATGCAG GCCTCTCTCCCAGTGCAGGAGTACCTGGCCATGCCGTTTGAACAGGCTCAGATACAGACAGAGGTTGCCCGCCATCTGCCTCCAGCTCTCTATGTCCTGTTCGTTCAAGCCAATGCCTATGGCCAGGCCTGTG ACAAGAACCTGAGTGTCTCAATCAGTggtgatgtggatgaggccaAGGCCCTGTCCAAACCTCCAGAAGATTCCCAGG ATGATGAGAGTGACTCAGatgcagaggaggagcaggagaaaacG AAGAGAAGAAGGCCAACTACAGGTGGCCAGTTGGATGACAAAAGACGGGAGATGCTGAAAAGGCACCCTCTGTCCCTCTGCTTGGACCTCAAGTGTAAAG ATGGCAGCATCCTCCATCTCCACTTCTACTACCTGATGAATCTGAACATTATGACAGTGAAGACCAAGGTCTCCACCTCCACAGACCTCAACGCGGCCATCAGCGCCGG GGACCTGCTGAAATCAGACACTCTACTCAGCTGCCTCTACACCAGCGACCAGGGACGAGAAACGCCCAATCCAGCTAATCGCTACCAGTTTGACAAAGTCGG GATTGTTTGCTTTGCTGATTATGTGGAGGAGCTGGGTCATCCCTACATGTGGGTTCAGAGTCTAGGAGGACTACATTTCCCCAAAGATCCCTCAGAG ggtgtgtgtgtgggcagttCTCTGAGTGCCAGCCACATGGAGAGCACCATGAAGCTGCTGAGGGGACGACTCCAGTCCCGCTTGGCTTTGCACAAACAGTTCGCCTCTTTAG AGCACAGCATCATCCCCGTCTCCAGCGAGTGTCAGCAACTCTTTCCTGCCAAGATCATCTCCCGTTTAGCTCGCTGGACCACCACCACCCAGCAGGAGTACATG GAGCTGGCGTATACTCGTCATGTGACGGATGCTGGGCTGGCGAAGGAGACTGATCTGTACTTCATGGCTGCGGTGGAAAGGGGCACAG ctTGCCTCCAGGCCGCTGTGGTTCTGAGTCCCCGTTACCCAGaaatctctcctctcttctccctctccctcagcTGGAAGGGAGAGCGCAGTGGACGCACTGACGACAACCTTCGA gCCATGGAGAGCGAGGTCAACGTGTTCAAAAATGAACTCCAGGGCCCACGTCCAGGACACCAGCTCCTGACCAATCAGTTCTCACgcctgtgtgtctgcctggatGTGTATTTGGAGACTGAAGGACAAGATGACAGTGTGGAGGGACCACGAGAGTTTCCCAGAGAAAAGATGTGCCTGCGCACTGTCAG GGGTCCAAATCGTCTGAAACCATTCAAGTACAACCACCCTCAGGGCTTCTTCAGTCACCGCTAG